A section of the Trichocoleus sp. genome encodes:
- a CDS encoding glycosyltransferase, whose product MNNSLPTVSILMSVYNNDRFLSAAIDSMLCQTFTDFEFLILDDGSTDRSAEILRSYAAQDARIRLTRRENRGLTRSLNELLAQAQGEFIARMDADDIALPNRLARQVEFLQNLPQIVCVGTAQDWIDEDGDKLHHWQPTGDNAELQALMLSGQNHLCHPSALIRREAMLKVGGYDESLRSAQDLDLWLKLGELGELSNLPEVLLRYRVHRDSVSERQATQQKQNALLACERAWQRRGIHGHYAPSRAWRHQFIVQCGWQLWMSGRRDKAIRYGLRAIKALPLNLEGWRLLTCASLKPLPEGQP is encoded by the coding sequence ATGAACAACTCCCTTCCCACCGTTAGTATCCTGATGTCGGTTTACAACAACGATCGCTTTCTCTCAGCAGCGATCGACAGTATGCTGTGCCAAACTTTCACCGACTTTGAATTTCTGATTCTAGATGACGGTTCGACCGATCGTTCTGCTGAAATTTTGCGCTCCTATGCAGCTCAAGATGCCCGAATTCGGTTAACCAGACGAGAAAACCGGGGATTAACGCGATCGTTAAATGAACTGCTGGCACAAGCGCAAGGTGAATTCATTGCCCGAATGGATGCGGATGACATTGCTTTGCCGAATCGCTTAGCGCGACAAGTCGAGTTTCTTCAAAATTTGCCCCAAATCGTTTGTGTCGGCACTGCCCAGGATTGGATCGACGAAGACGGAGACAAGCTGCATCACTGGCAGCCAACAGGTGATAATGCTGAATTGCAAGCGCTGATGCTGTCCGGGCAAAATCATCTCTGTCACCCCTCTGCCCTGATTCGACGCGAAGCCATGCTGAAAGTGGGGGGCTATGACGAAAGCCTGCGATCGGCACAAGATCTTGATTTGTGGCTGAAGCTTGGTGAATTGGGCGAACTCTCAAACCTACCAGAGGTGCTGCTGCGCTATCGAGTTCACAGGGATTCAGTCAGCGAAAGACAGGCAACTCAACAAAAACAAAACGCTCTGCTTGCCTGCGAACGAGCCTGGCAACGACGCGGAATCCACGGGCATTACGCCCCCTCGCGTGCCTGGAGACATCAGTTTATCGTTCAGTGTGGCTGGCAACTCTGGATGAGCGGTCGTAGAGACAAAGCAATTCGTTATGGGCTGCGTGCCATTAAAGCCCTTCCGCTCAATTTGGAAGGTTGGCGGCTCCTCACCTGCGCTTCCCTGAAACCATTACCGGAGGGACAGCCATGA
- a CDS encoding ABC transporter permease, producing the protein MLRETSHLPETVYTPDSQLRHPVRLWHAMVRDLLAARSLAWRLMIRDISSQYRQSLLGIFWAFVPPIATALGLTLANNAKVLNVGITDLPYPAYVMFSIALWQTFVESVTGQVQAVTGAKPLLARINFPREALVLSQLGQVGFNFGIKLLLIVGLFLWFKMPITWAVLVAPVALIHLIALGTGVGLLLAPLGALYEDVSKGLTLIMAAWLFFTPVIYPIPQSGLFAALVQLNPVTPLLMTTRELATVGIVSNAPAFWGASLFALLLLLSGWLFCRLAMPFIIERISA; encoded by the coding sequence ATGTTAAGAGAGACATCGCATCTACCCGAAACGGTATACACGCCTGACAGCCAACTGCGACACCCGGTGCGCCTATGGCATGCAATGGTGCGTGACTTGCTTGCAGCACGAAGCTTGGCTTGGCGATTGATGATACGAGATATCAGTTCTCAGTATCGGCAGTCCTTATTGGGCATTTTTTGGGCATTTGTGCCACCGATCGCAACTGCACTTGGTTTAACTTTGGCAAACAACGCGAAGGTTTTGAATGTCGGCATTACAGATTTGCCCTATCCGGCTTATGTGATGTTTAGCATCGCGCTCTGGCAAACCTTCGTCGAATCTGTAACGGGGCAGGTGCAAGCAGTGACCGGTGCCAAGCCTTTACTTGCCAGAATTAATTTTCCCCGTGAAGCATTAGTTCTGTCGCAGTTGGGACAAGTTGGTTTTAATTTTGGCATTAAGCTGCTTTTAATTGTCGGACTGTTCCTTTGGTTCAAAATGCCCATTACCTGGGCAGTCCTGGTTGCCCCCGTTGCCTTAATTCACCTAATTGCACTTGGGACAGGCGTTGGCTTGCTGCTTGCCCCACTCGGTGCCCTTTATGAAGACGTGTCTAAGGGGTTGACCCTGATCATGGCAGCCTGGCTATTTTTCACGCCAGTCATTTATCCCATCCCCCAGTCTGGGCTATTCGCAGCTTTAGTGCAGTTAAACCCAGTCACTCCCCTGTTGATGACGACTAGAGAACTGGCAACGGTTGGCATCGTGTCAAATGCTCCAGCATTCTGGGGAGCCAGCTTATTTGCGCTCCTGCTGTTGCTTTCTGGTTGGCTCTTTTGTCGGCTAGCGATGCCGTTTATTATTGAGCGGATTAGCGCATGA
- a CDS encoding ABC transporter ATP-binding protein — MTDQISTDRLNQFSSDEVVLSVQGISKKFCRSLKRSLFYGIQDIGSELVGAKRQSDQLREGEFWALQDISLELRRGEALGLVGANGSGKTTLLRMISGLIKPDTGSIQIRGRVAPLIALGAGFSPILTGRENVYANMSILGLSTREIEAQFDQVVEFAEIGEAIDAPVQSYSSGMAARLGFACAIHTNPDILLIDEVLAVGDARFRAKCERRLSELLQQGTAFVLVSHFFQGILNICSSGIYLANGRLMASGNAREVMDRYEQDLFSIQRSSGEFPFVLPAKPEADQTGADILSIYFRNAAGKLINAPATGESVYFCVRCKVNRPVQKLSLFLAIYQPSRDNNLALHLSSAYDNEMFEVAPGHYELRVHLPHFGLLPGSYSLNTYIKDGSLYVLDAYESLQFTVDSTAKLNRGSFYQPRQWQLLSSRNPQSNGLQENHEQLPSHR, encoded by the coding sequence ATGACAGATCAAATTTCGACCGATCGCCTCAATCAGTTCTCGTCAGATGAGGTCGTATTATCGGTGCAAGGCATCTCTAAAAAATTCTGCCGTAGCTTAAAACGATCGCTGTTCTATGGCATACAAGACATTGGCTCCGAGCTCGTTGGGGCAAAAAGACAAAGCGATCAGCTCCGCGAGGGTGAATTCTGGGCATTGCAAGACATCAGCCTGGAACTGCGACGCGGCGAAGCGTTGGGCTTGGTTGGCGCAAATGGCAGCGGTAAGACCACCTTACTCAGAATGATTAGTGGTCTGATTAAACCGGATACTGGATCAATCCAGATTCGGGGACGGGTTGCGCCACTGATTGCGCTTGGGGCAGGCTTTAGCCCTATCCTGACCGGACGAGAAAATGTCTATGCCAACATGTCCATTCTGGGTTTATCGACCCGTGAAATTGAGGCTCAGTTTGATCAGGTCGTGGAGTTTGCCGAAATTGGCGAAGCGATCGATGCACCCGTGCAAAGTTACAGTTCTGGCATGGCAGCTCGTTTAGGATTTGCCTGTGCGATTCACACCAACCCTGATATTTTGCTGATTGATGAAGTGCTGGCAGTCGGGGATGCTAGATTTCGTGCTAAATGCGAACGACGACTTTCAGAACTTTTGCAGCAGGGTACTGCTTTTGTTTTAGTCAGCCATTTCTTTCAAGGCATTCTCAATATTTGCTCGTCTGGCATCTATCTCGCTAATGGGCGGTTAATGGCATCTGGAAATGCCCGTGAGGTGATGGATCGCTACGAGCAAGACTTGTTTTCAATCCAGCGATCGTCTGGTGAGTTCCCGTTTGTTTTACCAGCAAAACCAGAAGCAGACCAGACAGGAGCCGACATCCTTTCTATCTATTTTCGGAATGCAGCAGGAAAGCTGATCAATGCCCCTGCGACCGGTGAATCGGTCTATTTCTGTGTTCGCTGTAAGGTCAATCGACCGGTTCAAAAGTTGAGCCTTTTTCTGGCGATTTATCAGCCTAGCCGAGACAACAATCTGGCACTTCATCTCAGTAGCGCCTATGACAATGAGATGTTTGAAGTTGCCCCAGGTCACTATGAGCTACGGGTGCATCTGCCTCATTTTGGTTTGCTCCCCGGTTCCTACAGCTTAAACACCTATATCAAGGATGGTTCACTTTACGTTTTAGACGCCTACGAATCACTGCAATTCACAGTAGACAGCACCGCGAAACTGAACCGAGGTTCGTTTTATCAGCCACGACAATGGCAGCTTTTAAGCAGCCGCAATCCGCAGTCCAACGGTTTACAGGAGAATCATGAACAACTCCCTTCCCACCGTTAG
- a CDS encoding glycosyltransferase, protein MSQFPLLSVLMPVYNAQQFVAAAIESILNQSFTDFELLIIDDGSTDRSLSILQHYAAQDSRIRLRSRPNQGFVKTLNELLTQASGELIARMDADDVALPDRFARQVAFLQRYPQVVCVGGAQDWIDEAGRLLRHNHEAEQDSDIQEKLLRGQTAINHPSALMRRSALLQVGGYDELMYPAEDLDLWLRLGEIGALANLPDTVLKYRQHDRSISEQLQAKQTQQRRYACEQAWKRRGITDTFPEIFPWRPTDRASRHQFLLQYGWIFFSRGDRQAAVVYGMKAIQTLPLNLDSWRLLICALIKPLPEVQSV, encoded by the coding sequence ATGAGCCAGTTTCCTCTCCTTTCTGTCTTAATGCCGGTCTACAATGCTCAGCAATTTGTGGCAGCAGCGATCGAGAGCATTTTGAATCAAAGCTTCACAGATTTTGAACTGCTGATCATTGACGATGGCTCAACCGATCGATCGCTCTCTATTCTCCAGCATTATGCAGCCCAAGACTCGCGCATTCGCCTCAGGAGCCGCCCCAATCAAGGCTTTGTCAAAACCCTCAACGAACTGCTGACCCAGGCAAGCGGCGAATTGATTGCCCGTATGGATGCCGATGATGTGGCACTGCCCGATCGATTTGCTCGTCAGGTGGCGTTTTTGCAGCGTTACCCGCAAGTTGTTTGTGTGGGCGGTGCCCAAGATTGGATCGATGAAGCTGGACGGCTCCTGAGACATAACCATGAGGCAGAACAGGACAGCGACATTCAGGAAAAGCTCTTGCGAGGACAGACTGCCATCAATCACCCATCTGCTCTGATGCGGCGATCAGCGCTGCTGCAAGTCGGCGGCTACGACGAGTTAATGTATCCGGCAGAAGATCTCGATTTGTGGCTGCGGCTCGGCGAAATTGGCGCACTCGCAAACCTGCCAGACACCGTTCTGAAATATCGGCAGCACGATCGATCGATCAGCGAGCAACTGCAAGCCAAACAAACACAGCAGCGGCGCTACGCCTGCGAACAAGCCTGGAAACGACGCGGCATTACGGACACATTTCCCGAAATTTTTCCTTGGCGACCGACCGATCGAGCTTCTCGCCACCAGTTTCTGCTGCAATACGGCTGGATATTTTTCAGTCGAGGAGATAGGCAGGCTGCGGTAGTTTATGGCATGAAAGCGATTCAAACCCTGCCTCTCAACCTAGATAGCTGGAGGCTGCTGATTTGTGCCTTGATTAAACCCCTACCGGAGGTGCAGTCGGTATGA
- a CDS encoding glycosyltransferase, protein MKAIDRLLECRGDGEQKAFDLHCPTVSVLMAVYNTERFLERAVESILQQSFRDFELVILDDGSTDRSLSILRRYAVQDQRIRLISRENRGIPQTRNELLREARGEFIAVMDSDDVALPDRLARQVAFLQQSPEVVWVGGAFELIDRGGRLITKIPLAEQDSEIKALLQDGHISFLHPTALIRRSAVLQVGGYDESLPLAEDLDLWLRLGEIGALANLPEPVVQYRLHGNSICDRYQGLPPQAVQTALDRAWQKGMIREKPQVTMVCAWRPKPDRPSRHAFALKYGWWAFSNRQRQTAIRYGTQAIVLNPGSIESWNLLACALIKPFPAS, encoded by the coding sequence ATGAAGGCGATCGATCGTTTGCTGGAATGCAGAGGAGACGGGGAGCAAAAAGCCTTTGACCTTCACTGTCCAACCGTTTCAGTTTTGATGGCGGTCTACAACACAGAGCGTTTTCTAGAACGAGCGGTAGAAAGTATCTTGCAGCAAAGCTTTCGGGATTTTGAGCTAGTGATTTTGGATGATGGCTCGACTGATCGATCGCTCTCGATTCTCCGGCGCTATGCGGTTCAGGATCAGCGAATCCGGCTGATCAGTCGGGAAAATCGAGGGATTCCTCAAACTCGAAATGAGTTGCTGCGGGAAGCGCGGGGCGAATTTATTGCAGTGATGGATTCTGATGATGTCGCCCTCCCCGATCGACTGGCTCGACAGGTGGCGTTTTTGCAGCAATCGCCTGAGGTGGTTTGGGTAGGTGGGGCGTTTGAGTTGATCGATCGCGGTGGACGGCTGATCACAAAAATTCCGCTGGCAGAACAAGACAGTGAAATTAAAGCCCTTTTACAGGACGGACATATCAGCTTTTTACATCCCACTGCCCTGATACGGCGGTCAGCAGTGCTTCAGGTGGGCGGCTATGACGAAAGCTTGCCCCTGGCAGAAGATTTGGACTTGTGGCTGCGGCTCGGCGAAATTGGGGCACTGGCAAATTTGCCTGAACCTGTTGTGCAATATCGCTTGCATGGAAATTCGATCTGCGATCGGTATCAAGGGCTGCCGCCTCAAGCGGTTCAGACTGCTCTCGATCGCGCCTGGCAGAAGGGCATGATTCGCGAAAAGCCCCAAGTCACGATGGTTTGTGCCTGGCGACCAAAGCCCGATCGCCCATCTCGTCATGCCTTCGCGCTCAAATATGGCTGGTGGGCATTTAGCAATCGACAACGGCAGACTGCCATCCGCTACGGTACCCAGGCGATCGTTCTCAATCCAGGCTCAATCGAAAGTTGGAACCTGCTTGCTTGTGCCCTGATTAAACCGTTCCCTGCCTCTTGA